A single region of the Parasphingorhabdus litoris DSM 22379 genome encodes:
- the accC gene encoding acetyl-CoA carboxylase biotin carboxylase subunit: MTINKILIANRGEIALRILRAARELGIETVAVHSTADEDAMHVRLAHEAICIGPPSATDSYLSIPAIISAAEISGADAIHPGYGFLSENAHFAEVVEAHDIKWIGPKPEHIKVMGDKVAAKKTAGDLGIPLVPGSDGAVSDIDVAKQVAAEVGYPVIIKAASGGGGRGMKVVNDEAELETQMQQAGTEAKAAFGDATVYIEKYLGDPRHIEFQVFGDGRGNAIHLGERDCSLQRRHQKVLEEAPSPVISEEQREEMGKVCVDAMKGMGYRGAGTIEFLYENGEFYFIEMNTRLQVEHPVTEMITGFDLVREQIRIADGRDLSVKQEELEFNGHAIECRINAENPKTFAPSPGKVTSYHAPGGMHVRVDSGLYAGYSIPPYYDSMIAKLIVYGRTRDGCMMRLARALDEFVVEGVETTIPLHQKLVYDEGFQSGEYTIKWLEEWLEKDDDA, from the coding sequence ATGACCATCAACAAAATCCTGATCGCCAATCGCGGCGAAATCGCGCTTCGTATCTTGCGTGCCGCCCGGGAGCTCGGCATCGAAACGGTGGCCGTACACAGCACCGCCGATGAAGACGCCATGCATGTCCGGCTGGCCCATGAAGCTATCTGCATCGGACCGCCATCTGCCACCGACAGCTATCTCAGCATACCGGCGATCATTTCCGCAGCGGAGATTAGCGGCGCGGATGCGATCCACCCCGGCTATGGCTTCCTGTCCGAAAACGCGCATTTCGCCGAAGTGGTTGAAGCGCATGACATAAAATGGATCGGCCCCAAGCCGGAACATATCAAGGTCATGGGCGACAAGGTTGCGGCCAAAAAGACAGCGGGTGATCTCGGCATTCCGCTGGTTCCCGGTTCCGATGGCGCGGTGAGTGACATAGATGTGGCCAAGCAGGTAGCGGCTGAGGTCGGCTATCCGGTAATCATCAAGGCCGCATCAGGCGGCGGCGGACGCGGCATGAAGGTCGTCAATGACGAGGCCGAGCTGGAAACCCAGATGCAACAGGCCGGTACCGAAGCCAAAGCGGCCTTTGGTGACGCGACAGTTTATATTGAAAAATATCTTGGGGATCCGCGGCATATTGAATTTCAGGTCTTTGGCGACGGCCGCGGCAATGCCATTCATCTCGGCGAGCGCGACTGTTCCTTGCAACGCCGCCATCAGAAAGTGCTCGAGGAAGCACCGTCACCGGTGATCAGTGAAGAACAACGCGAAGAAATGGGCAAGGTCTGTGTGGATGCCATGAAGGGCATGGGCTATCGCGGCGCGGGCACGATTGAGTTTCTCTACGAAAATGGCGAGTTTTACTTCATCGAGATGAATACACGCCTGCAAGTTGAACATCCCGTGACCGAAATGATCACCGGCTTTGACCTGGTCCGGGAACAGATCCGCATTGCCGATGGTCGTGATCTTTCCGTTAAACAGGAAGAGCTTGAATTTAACGGTCATGCCATTGAATGCCGGATCAATGCCGAAAATCCGAAAACCTTTGCACCCTCCCCCGGAAAGGTGACCAGCTATCATGCCCCCGGCGGTATGCACGTCCGCGTCGACAGCGGGCTTTACGCCGGATATTCGATCCCGCCTTATTATGACAGCATGATTGCCAAGCTGATCGTCTATGGCCGGACGCGGGATGGCTGCATGATGCGACTCGCCCGCGCGCTGGATGAATTTGTCGTCGAAGGTGTGGAAACCACAATCCCGCTACATCAGAAGCTGGTTTATGATGAAGGCTTTCAGTCCGGCGAATATACGATCAAATGGCTCGAAGAATGGCTGGAGAAAGATGACGACGCCTAG
- a CDS encoding UrcA family protein, which produces MKNSILSKGLCAAAAIAVTVTGFAASASAQSRITRTVEVSYADLDLTSADGQETLDGRIKGAVRQVCGGYNSKSLRDMADHKGCVQEAKMSAKRAKVQLIARAEAGTLGTSTVVIGGN; this is translated from the coding sequence ATGAAAAATTCTATTTTGAGCAAAGGCCTATGTGCCGCTGCAGCCATCGCCGTAACTGTAACCGGTTTTGCCGCCAGCGCGAGTGCCCAGAGCCGCATCACGCGGACAGTCGAAGTCAGCTATGCCGATCTGGATCTGACCAGCGCTGATGGTCAGGAAACACTGGACGGCCGTATTAAGGGAGCCGTGCGTCAAGTATGCGGCGGATATAACAGCAAAAGCCTGAGAGATATGGCTGATCACAAAGGATGTGTTCAGGAAGCCAAAATGTCAGCCAAACGGGCCAAGGTGCAGCTGATCGCCAGAGCAGAGGCAGGAACGCTCGGCACCAGCACAGTGGTAATCGGCGGCAATTAA
- the thiS gene encoding sulfur carrier protein ThiS, giving the protein MSEISIQLNGDNRSIASGMTVADLVRSLDLEPEKVAVERNREIVTRSTLGDVMVEDGDQLEIVHFVGGGDHAGDVKANDGWSVAGQNFKSRLIVGTGKYKDFEENAAAVEAAGAEIVTVAVRRVNVMDRNQPMLTDFIDPKKVTYLPNTAGCFNADDAIRTLRLAREAGGWDLVKLEVLGEAKTLYPNMRETLEATEILAKEGFKPMVYCVDDPIAAKQLEDAGAVAIMPLGAPIGSGLGIQNRVTIRLIVEGASVPVLVDAGVGTASDAAVAMELGCDGVLMNTAIAEAKEPVRMARAMKLAVEAGREAYLSGRMGRRMYADPSSPLSGLI; this is encoded by the coding sequence ATGTCGGAAATTTCAATCCAACTAAACGGCGACAACAGAAGTATCGCAAGCGGGATGACTGTGGCGGATCTGGTGCGGTCGCTGGATCTGGAGCCAGAGAAGGTCGCGGTGGAGCGCAACCGTGAAATTGTGACCCGTTCGACATTGGGCGATGTCATGGTCGAAGACGGCGATCAACTGGAGATAGTCCACTTCGTTGGCGGCGGCGATCATGCAGGCGATGTCAAAGCCAATGACGGCTGGAGCGTTGCCGGTCAAAATTTCAAATCGCGCCTGATTGTCGGAACCGGCAAATATAAGGACTTTGAAGAAAATGCCGCTGCGGTTGAGGCGGCGGGTGCGGAGATTGTTACCGTGGCGGTGCGGCGGGTGAATGTGATGGACCGCAACCAGCCGATGCTGACAGATTTTATTGATCCCAAGAAGGTCACTTATCTGCCCAACACGGCAGGCTGCTTTAATGCCGATGACGCGATCCGTACCTTACGGCTGGCGCGCGAAGCGGGTGGTTGGGACTTGGTAAAGCTCGAAGTGCTTGGTGAAGCGAAAACGCTTTATCCTAATATGCGCGAAACTTTGGAAGCGACGGAAATACTTGCCAAGGAAGGCTTTAAGCCAATGGTCTATTGCGTCGACGATCCGATTGCTGCGAAACAACTGGAAGATGCTGGTGCAGTCGCGATCATGCCCTTGGGCGCGCCGATAGGCTCCGGGCTGGGCATTCAAAACCGCGTAACGATCCGTTTGATTGTCGAGGGCGCCAGCGTTCCTGTGCTGGTCGATGCCGGTGTTGGTACGGCGAGTGATGCCGCCGTCGCGATGGAGCTGGGCTGTGACGGTGTGCTGATGAACACGGCCATTGCCGAGGCCAAGGAGCCCGTGCGGATGGCGCGTGCCATGAAGCTGGCCGTGGAGGCCGGGCGGGAAGCCTATCTATCCGGCCGGATGGGGCGCAGGATGTATGCTGATCCATCGAGCCCGCTTTCGGGGCTAATATAG
- a CDS encoding penta-EF hand family protein, whose protein sequence is MTRATQSVPGALTLSEMKEFASFGSATQRYIRRSLDVGLDRSDAIETWSRDAVEEAGIKVQMKLYKRLADIRKAIPQDCAIDSIEGFMPALISLSAYDLGQGRIASFSAYRFLYERLLGPDARPWLPGSFCAAASLPHLHPKTRKGLLQSISEAAATAPGWSTREPSFFPEWVEKVDMNKAAH, encoded by the coding sequence ATGACCAGAGCAACGCAGTCAGTACCAGGAGCCTTGACGCTTTCGGAAATGAAGGAATTTGCCAGCTTTGGTTCGGCGACCCAGCGCTATATTCGCCGTTCGCTTGATGTCGGGCTCGATCGCTCCGATGCCATCGAAACCTGGTCGCGTGATGCGGTTGAGGAAGCCGGTATCAAAGTACAGATGAAACTCTACAAAAGGCTGGCCGATATTCGCAAAGCCATTCCTCAGGATTGTGCAATTGACAGTATTGAAGGCTTCATGCCGGCGTTAATCTCTTTGTCCGCTTATGATCTGGGCCAGGGTCGCATAGCCAGCTTTTCTGCCTATCGTTTTCTCTATGAGCGTTTGCTTGGTCCCGATGCGCGTCCCTGGCTGCCCGGAAGTTTCTGCGCCGCCGCGTCGCTACCGCATCTGCACCCCAAGACACGCAAAGGCCTGCTGCAATCGATCAGCGAAGCGGCTGCGACGGCACCTGGCTGGTCTACGCGCGAGCCGAGCTTCTTCCCAGAATGGGTGGAAAAAGTCGATATGAATAAGGCCGCGCACTAG
- a CDS encoding sensor histidine kinase, with protein MRKFDIGNHKPSVGQQVAILSILGFWLFYVIIITLRAAVSDWPAQEELAIRRVVVTLFGIVITYMLYRLLRLFEDKALSTRIITAFAGAIPCAIAIAAFNYYMFNIYDPQSLFDEAHVEKMRQFVEEENYAMKALVEDSISRFFFMISWASLYLTLSYASEVRTVERKAARFAQAAQDAELRSLRYQVNPHFLFNTLNSLSTLVMRSQPEEAEEMILNLSKFYRTSLSGDPLEDVALSEEVHLQNLYLDIEAVRFPKRLKTETDIPDELMDVLVPGLILQPLVENAIKHGVAHSKRPVTISISARTAGDFLKLTVADDGDAQPQNKSSAHNNGIGLANVRDRLETRFGSQAKLRTSHPETGGFIAELTMPLLADI; from the coding sequence ATGAGAAAATTCGACATCGGAAATCACAAACCATCTGTGGGGCAGCAGGTTGCTATCCTGTCGATCCTTGGTTTTTGGTTGTTTTACGTAATCATCATCACCTTGCGAGCGGCGGTTAGTGACTGGCCGGCTCAGGAAGAACTGGCCATCCGCCGGGTAGTTGTTACGCTGTTCGGCATCGTCATTACCTATATGCTCTACCGGTTACTCAGACTTTTTGAGGATAAGGCGCTTTCAACCCGGATCATCACCGCTTTTGCCGGGGCTATTCCCTGCGCCATCGCGATTGCTGCTTTCAACTATTATATGTTCAATATCTATGATCCGCAAAGCCTGTTTGACGAAGCGCATGTGGAAAAAATGCGCCAATTTGTCGAAGAAGAAAATTATGCAATGAAAGCTCTTGTTGAAGACAGCATTTCGCGGTTCTTCTTCATGATCAGCTGGGCCTCGCTCTACCTGACGCTTAGCTATGCCAGCGAAGTTCGCACCGTCGAGCGCAAGGCCGCACGCTTTGCGCAAGCTGCACAGGATGCCGAGCTGCGCAGCCTGCGCTATCAGGTCAACCCGCATTTCCTGTTTAACACGCTCAACAGCCTCAGCACTCTGGTGATGCGCAGCCAGCCGGAAGAGGCAGAGGAGATGATCCTTAACCTGTCAAAATTTTACCGCACCAGTCTGTCCGGTGATCCTTTGGAAGATGTTGCGCTATCCGAGGAAGTGCATCTGCAAAATCTCTATCTGGATATTGAAGCGGTACGCTTTCCCAAGCGGCTCAAGACCGAAACAGATATACCCGACGAGTTGATGGATGTGTTGGTGCCGGGGCTTATTCTGCAACCGCTAGTGGAAAATGCAATTAAGCATGGCGTTGCCCATAGCAAACGCCCCGTGACAATCAGTATCAGCGCACGAACGGCGGGCGATTTTCTGAAGCTCACCGTTGCTGATGATGGCGATGCGCAACCGCAGAACAAATCCAGTGCGCATAATAATGGTATTGGCCTGGCCAATGTGCGCGACCGGCTGGAGACTAGATTTGGCTCGCAGGCCAAGCTAAGAACATCCCACCCTGAAACTGGCGGGTTCATCGCGGAACTGACTATGCCCCTCTTAGCGGATATCTGA
- the accB gene encoding acetyl-CoA carboxylase biotin carboxyl carrier protein, with protein MAAKKDSNGSMNVDLDVVRELAGILDGAGLSEIEVEDGDRKIRVTRGGGGAPAPVHAVAAPAAMPTPAAAPAAEAAPAAAAPADDHAGAQKSPMVGTAYLAPDPDAANFVSVGDKVAEGDTLLIVEAMKVMNPIAAESAGTVKAILVENGQPVEFDQPLVVIA; from the coding sequence ATGGCCGCAAAAAAAGACAGTAATGGCAGCATGAATGTGGACCTCGACGTGGTCCGGGAGCTTGCCGGAATATTGGATGGCGCTGGCCTCAGCGAAATTGAAGTGGAAGATGGTGACCGGAAAATCCGTGTGACCCGCGGTGGCGGCGGAGCCCCTGCTCCGGTTCATGCTGTGGCTGCTCCGGCTGCGATGCCAACTCCTGCGGCAGCGCCGGCTGCCGAAGCAGCACCAGCTGCCGCCGCCCCTGCCGATGATCATGCAGGCGCACAAAAATCGCCGATGGTCGGCACCGCCTATTTGGCACCTGATCCGGATGCTGCCAATTTTGTCAGCGTCGGTGACAAGGTCGCGGAGGGTGACACTTTGCTGATCGTGGAAGCGATGAAAGTGATGAACCCGATTGCTGCGGAAAGCGCCGGCACGGTCAAAGCGATATTGGTCGAAAACGGTCAACCGGTCGAATTTGACCAGCCGCTCGTCGTGATTGCGTAG
- a CDS encoding alpha/beta hydrolase family protein encodes MGRYISVISVFIILIFAGTSSPTRAQTPLEHFAALPLLNSPKLSPSGDRYAALIAAGGRQIFMISPILTSGPKRVALDIGELDMRNWRWVNEDWLIANIADVKKVQGQDWLVTRAVAIKADGSSTKVLVRRQAAQNGGDILWTAKDGRPEILLGYQTSIYSNYAGFWAQVDHINLETGKKKTVVKPKVGVQDWYADQNGNVRMGIGRSNSSLTSRLYYREKNGKLFKVMDRAKRKKGEGLTVPTLFLAEPGKALVFDDKDGTDALYEYDLNSLTIGEKLHAVDGYDIDYILTNAEGNGLIGYGYTDTRRKVEWLDPTLKELQQALDNSVPNQTARIISRNRDHTRFIVFVGNASRPGKYYLFDTRWGQMKKMGVVNDHLENRSYAPVKTIRYKARDGLSIEAILTVPKGRATENLPLIMMPHGGPFARDRESWDWWAQFLADRGYAVLQPNYRGSSGYGVAFALKGEGQWGLAMQDDLDDGVKWAIEQGIADPERVCIVGASYGGYAAMRAAHRNPEIYKCAISYAGVSDLQAMVNYDRRYLNSKWSRTWVKEQAPDLRSVSPIHYASEVQVPLLLMHGRKDQRVKVSQSRRFAKALTKAQKPFRYVEQEEGDHHFSLEADRVQFLQEMEAFLAQHIPVN; translated from the coding sequence ATGGGGCGCTATATTTCAGTTATCAGTGTATTTATCATACTGATATTTGCCGGCACATCTTCTCCAACACGGGCACAAACGCCGCTGGAACATTTCGCTGCGCTGCCATTGCTGAACAGTCCGAAACTATCACCTTCCGGAGATCGCTATGCCGCCTTGATCGCTGCCGGCGGCAGACAGATTTTCATGATTTCTCCGATATTGACTTCCGGCCCCAAGCGCGTGGCCTTGGATATTGGCGAATTGGACATGAGGAACTGGCGCTGGGTCAATGAAGATTGGCTGATCGCAAACATTGCTGATGTGAAAAAAGTGCAAGGCCAGGATTGGCTCGTCACACGCGCTGTCGCGATCAAGGCTGATGGCAGTTCCACCAAGGTTCTTGTCCGGCGTCAGGCGGCCCAAAATGGTGGGGATATATTATGGACTGCAAAAGATGGCAGACCGGAAATCCTGCTCGGCTATCAGACGTCGATCTACTCCAACTATGCTGGATTTTGGGCACAGGTTGATCATATCAATCTGGAAACGGGTAAAAAGAAAACCGTCGTAAAACCGAAAGTCGGCGTGCAAGACTGGTATGCCGATCAAAACGGAAATGTCAGGATGGGCATTGGTCGCAGTAACAGCAGCTTGACGTCCAGACTCTATTATCGGGAGAAAAACGGCAAGTTGTTCAAAGTCATGGATCGCGCCAAACGGAAAAAGGGAGAAGGGCTGACAGTTCCTACCCTGTTCCTCGCTGAACCTGGCAAAGCATTGGTGTTTGATGACAAAGATGGCACCGATGCACTTTATGAATATGATCTCAATAGTTTGACAATCGGCGAAAAACTGCATGCTGTAGATGGGTATGACATTGACTACATCCTGACCAATGCCGAGGGCAACGGCCTGATCGGCTATGGTTATACCGATACGCGGCGCAAAGTCGAATGGCTCGATCCAACACTCAAGGAGTTGCAACAGGCGCTGGACAATTCTGTGCCGAACCAAACGGCCAGGATCATTTCAAGGAACCGGGATCATACGCGCTTCATCGTGTTTGTCGGCAATGCGTCTCGACCCGGAAAATATTATCTGTTCGATACCCGTTGGGGCCAGATGAAAAAAATGGGTGTGGTCAACGACCATCTTGAGAATAGAAGCTACGCCCCTGTGAAGACGATCCGCTACAAAGCGCGTGACGGCCTCTCGATAGAAGCTATTCTGACTGTGCCAAAAGGAAGGGCAACCGAAAATCTGCCGCTGATCATGATGCCGCACGGCGGCCCGTTTGCCCGAGACCGAGAGAGCTGGGACTGGTGGGCACAGTTTTTGGCGGATCGCGGCTATGCCGTTTTGCAACCCAATTATCGTGGATCGTCAGGATATGGCGTTGCCTTTGCCTTGAAAGGTGAAGGCCAATGGGGTCTGGCAATGCAGGATGATCTGGATGACGGTGTGAAATGGGCAATTGAACAAGGCATTGCCGATCCTGAACGCGTATGCATTGTTGGTGCATCCTATGGCGGTTATGCAGCCATGCGTGCGGCGCACCGCAATCCCGAAATCTATAAATGTGCCATTTCTTATGCAGGCGTGTCCGATTTACAGGCGATGGTAAATTATGACCGACGTTATCTGAATAGCAAATGGAGCCGCACCTGGGTTAAAGAACAGGCTCCTGATTTACGCAGCGTCTCACCGATTCACTATGCCAGCGAAGTCCAGGTACCGCTGCTCCTGATGCACGGCAGGAAGGATCAAAGGGTGAAGGTTAGCCAGAGCAGACGTTTTGCCAAAGCCCTCACAAAAGCGCAAAAACCCTTCCGCTATGTCGAACAGGAAGAAGGCGATCACCATTTCTCGCTGGAGGCAGACCGCGTGCAATTCTTGCAGGAGATGGAGGCCTTTCTGGCGCAGCACATTCCAGTGAATTGA
- a CDS encoding LytR/AlgR family response regulator transcription factor, producing the protein MADETATGPAQLKTLIVDDEPLAIERLQLLCARQEHINLVGTASDGEAAIRLTEQLEPDLLLLDIAMPGMTGLEVAKNLTGLKKAPAIIFVTAFDKFAVEAFGVAAIDYVLKPVETARLTLAISRVLERKTDQLQAPAEESPWAEEFWVPYKSELRRIAASEINRIEAERDYMRLHVGGEQGGTSYLLHQTITGLEGRLNPEKFIRLHRSHLVRRDWISGLRHDGGGIWIACLKCGTEIRIGRTHLAEAKKLAGR; encoded by the coding sequence ATGGCTGACGAAACAGCAACAGGTCCAGCACAGCTCAAGACGTTGATCGTCGATGACGAACCGCTGGCGATTGAACGCCTACAGCTATTATGCGCCAGACAGGAACATATTAACCTGGTCGGCACCGCAAGCGATGGCGAAGCCGCGATACGCCTGACCGAGCAGCTTGAACCAGATCTTCTGCTGCTCGATATTGCAATGCCCGGGATGACCGGGCTCGAAGTCGCGAAAAATCTGACTGGCCTAAAGAAAGCGCCGGCAATTATTTTCGTGACGGCATTCGACAAGTTTGCAGTGGAAGCTTTTGGCGTTGCCGCCATTGATTATGTCCTGAAGCCGGTTGAAACAGCGCGGCTGACGCTCGCTATCTCCCGCGTGCTGGAACGCAAGACGGATCAACTACAGGCTCCTGCTGAAGAATCGCCCTGGGCCGAAGAATTCTGGGTGCCTTATAAATCAGAACTGCGCCGGATTGCCGCATCGGAAATCAATCGGATCGAGGCTGAGCGTGACTATATGCGATTGCACGTCGGCGGCGAGCAGGGCGGCACCAGCTATTTGCTGCACCAGACAATTACCGGTCTGGAAGGACGGCTCAACCCGGAGAAATTTATCCGCCTGCACCGCTCTCATCTGGTTCGGCGCGATTGGATCAGCGGCCTGCGCCATGATGGCGGTGGTATCTGGATTGCCTGTCTGAAATGCGGCACGGAAATTCGCATCGGCCGGACGCATTTGGCCGAAGCCAAGAAGCTGGCTGGGCGATAA
- a CDS encoding RcnB family protein, translated as MRLFFVTGLMAATMLTPATASAADLATNLNQNTRGVAPIVIDNGLSGNTAFQRDGRGERRANRGERRGNRETRRANRGNREARRANRGNRDARRAARAENRNNRGRANILTDGDRAEMRQQRRTNRQRNGNVDRGFSNSRADVGRANRQARRDRDSRAERRAIRRGDRNRDGRVDRRFDRNRDGRIDRRFDRNNNGRVDRRVDRNRDGRIDRRFRENRRAAARGDRNRDGRVDRRWDRNRDGRIDRRFDRNNNGRVDRRWDRNRDGRIDRRYRDGRRYGYREGRRDYRRGYRDARRDYRKWSRSWRNDRRYDWKRYRKYNRHYYRPGRYYSPYRDHRYRRWNIGIYLGSAFYGSRYWINDPWRYRLPPAYGGYRWIRYYDDVLLIDTYDGRVVDVIYDFFW; from the coding sequence ATGCGACTATTTTTTGTAACCGGCCTAATGGCAGCCACCATGTTGACGCCTGCGACGGCCTCCGCCGCCGATCTTGCCACCAACTTGAATCAGAACACGCGCGGCGTTGCTCCGATAGTCATTGACAATGGTCTATCCGGCAATACCGCTTTTCAGCGTGATGGTCGCGGGGAGCGCCGCGCCAATCGTGGGGAACGCCGCGGAAATCGCGAGACCAGAAGGGCCAATCGCGGCAATCGGGAAGCGCGCAGAGCAAATCGCGGCAATCGCGATGCCCGCCGGGCCGCCCGCGCCGAAAATCGCAACAATCGCGGACGCGCTAACATATTGACCGATGGCGACCGCGCCGAAATGCGGCAGCAGCGCCGGACCAATCGCCAGCGTAATGGCAATGTGGATCGTGGTTTTTCCAACAGCCGCGCTGATGTCGGTCGTGCAAATCGCCAGGCACGGCGGGATAGGGACAGCCGTGCAGAACGGCGCGCCATCCGCCGTGGTGATAGAAACAGAGACGGCCGCGTAGACCGCCGCTTTGATCGCAATCGTGACGGGCGTATTGATCGCCGCTTTGACCGGAACAATAACGGCCGCGTCGATCGCAGGGTTGACCGCAATCGCGATGGCCGGATTGATCGCCGCTTCCGCGAAAACCGCCGCGCCGCCGCGCGAGGTGATCGGAACAGGGACGGCCGTGTGGACCGCCGCTGGGACCGCAACCGTGACGGCCGGATAGACCGCCGCTTCGATCGCAACAATAACGGCCGCGTCGACCGGCGCTGGGACCGCAATCGCGATGGCCGGATAGACCGTCGCTACCGGGATGGTCGCCGCTATGGTTATCGCGAAGGCCGCCGTGACTATCGCCGGGGTTACCGTGATGCACGGCGTGACTATCGCAAATGGAGCCGCAGCTGGCGCAACGACCGGCGCTATGACTGGAAGCGGTACCGGAAATATAACCGCCACTATTATCGCCCCGGCCGCTATTACTCGCCCTACCGGGATCATAGATATCGGCGATGGAATATCGGGATCTATCTGGGATCAGCCTTCTACGGATCGCGTTACTGGATAAACGATCCCTGGCGCTACCGCCTGCCACCGGCTTATGGAGGCTATCGCTGGATCCGTTATTATGATGATGTACTCTTGATCGATACATATGACGGCCGGGTGGTCGATGTGATCTACGACTTTTTCTGGTAA
- a CDS encoding type II 3-dehydroquinate dehydratase: protein MREPEIYGSDTLDDIAGRLEDQSHQLGLEVDIRQSNHEGHLVDWLHEAAADAAQAVILNAGALTHTSIALHDAVKAIDVPVIEVHLSNPAAREEFRHKSLIAPVAKGTICGFGALGYQLALDAASKF from the coding sequence ATGCGGGAACCGGAAATTTATGGTTCCGATACGCTCGATGATATTGCCGGGCGGCTAGAGGATCAATCCCATCAGCTTGGTCTGGAAGTCGATATTCGTCAGAGCAATCATGAAGGTCATCTGGTTGATTGGCTGCATGAAGCCGCAGCGGATGCAGCGCAGGCGGTGATCCTGAATGCCGGCGCGCTGACCCACACATCCATTGCGCTGCACGACGCGGTTAAGGCGATAGATGTACCGGTCATTGAGGTGCATTTGTCTAATCCGGCGGCGCGGGAAGAATTTCGGCATAAGAGTTTGATTGCACCGGTTGCAAAAGGAACTATTTGCGGCTTTGGTGCATTGGGCTATCAGTTGGCGCTCGACGCCGCGTCAAAATTTTAG
- a CDS encoding metal-dependent hydrolase family protein → MIRHLIATMALCIAAPVLAADEQAMDPVTIIKVGNLIADPGKGASGPATITVVGGKIIDVSDGNTAPSAPEEHVTIIDMSNKTVMPGMIDLHVHLTGDPGGDFWKRATEPTEWGVVVGAKNALLTAKAGFTTVREAGSSQYSAFSLRKGTAQGLIPGPRIIAAGPALAIVGGHGDTTGFTEEINDTLASGYSCTGAVECAEKVRKASRAGSDIIKITATGGVLSQQGRGLEAHFTNSEMEAIADTAHSLGLKVMAHAHGARGIEAAARAGIDTIDHGTFADEPALKAMKANGTALVPTLMAFQGVSEGLGKGVYTPIVENKIRETLGRVGKAVAMAKEMGVPVAFGTDAGVFDHGRNAEEFALMVRHGLTPREAVISATTLAAEVLGMEGQIGRIADGYSADLIAFDGNPLEDVTVLEDIDWVMVRGRIID, encoded by the coding sequence ATGATCCGGCATTTGATTGCGACTATGGCACTGTGCATTGCCGCTCCGGTTTTGGCTGCAGACGAGCAAGCCATGGATCCGGTTACCATCATCAAAGTCGGAAATTTGATCGCTGATCCGGGCAAGGGTGCTTCGGGCCCAGCGACCATCACCGTCGTTGGCGGGAAGATTATTGATGTAAGTGACGGTAACACCGCGCCATCTGCACCTGAAGAACATGTCACTATAATCGATATGTCCAACAAGACGGTGATGCCCGGCATGATCGATCTGCACGTGCACCTGACTGGTGACCCCGGCGGTGATTTTTGGAAACGGGCCACCGAACCGACCGAATGGGGTGTCGTTGTTGGTGCCAAAAACGCGCTGCTGACTGCAAAGGCCGGCTTTACCACTGTGCGCGAGGCGGGCTCTTCACAATATTCCGCTTTCTCGCTGCGCAAGGGAACGGCACAGGGCCTCATTCCCGGACCACGCATCATTGCTGCCGGTCCCGCGCTGGCGATTGTTGGCGGCCATGGAGATACAACCGGCTTCACAGAAGAGATTAATGATACATTGGCAAGCGGCTATAGCTGCACCGGCGCCGTCGAATGTGCGGAGAAGGTCCGCAAAGCCTCCCGCGCAGGCTCTGATATCATCAAGATTACCGCGACCGGCGGGGTATTGTCCCAACAGGGCCGGGGCCTCGAAGCGCATTTTACTAACTCAGAAATGGAAGCCATTGCGGACACCGCCCATTCGCTGGGATTGAAAGTCATGGCCCATGCCCATGGCGCACGCGGTATTGAAGCAGCGGCACGCGCTGGCATTGACACGATTGACCATGGCACTTTTGCCGATGAACCAGCACTCAAGGCGATGAAGGCCAATGGCACTGCGCTCGTCCCCACATTAATGGCCTTTCAGGGCGTCAGCGAAGGCCTCGGCAAGGGCGTTTATACACCAATCGTGGAGAATAAAATCCGCGAGACGCTAGGCCGTGTTGGCAAGGCCGTGGCCATGGCAAAAGAAATGGGTGTGCCGGTTGCATTCGGCACCGATGCCGGCGTGTTTGACCATGGCCGCAATGCAGAAGAATTTGCGCTGATGGTACGCCATGGCCTGACCCCGCGGGAAGCGGTTATAAGTGCAACTACCCTGGCTGCCGAAGTGCTGGGTATGGAAGGACAAATCGGTCGTATTGCCGATGGCTATTCGGCGGATCTGATCGCTTTTGATGGTAATCCGCTGGAGGATGTGACCGTGCTCGAAGACATTGACTGGGTCATGGTGCGCGGACGAATTATTGACTGA